A stretch of Paenibacillus peoriae DNA encodes these proteins:
- a CDS encoding SMI1/KNR4 family protein yields MSFAIESGLLPAQIAALEEQIQRILPAGYKRFLSQYNGFYVAAPFYCNVPFDRVDNGDIDLTCFFGYEVSNKNHDLLAINDEFLDEINHVESALLIGADAGDNFYVLTCKEYTPYVYYWDRTHLHAYDDKLNYDIAEQDECGHLYLVATDFTTFFNQVIERLNEQKGRPTDDRNT; encoded by the coding sequence ATGTCATTCGCAATTGAATCAGGGCTTTTGCCTGCCCAGATCGCAGCATTGGAGGAACAGATACAGCGTATATTGCCCGCTGGCTATAAACGTTTTCTTTCACAATATAACGGATTTTATGTAGCCGCCCCTTTTTATTGCAATGTGCCCTTCGATCGAGTGGATAACGGAGACATTGATTTGACTTGTTTTTTCGGATATGAAGTATCCAACAAAAATCATGACCTTCTAGCGATTAATGATGAATTTCTGGATGAAATCAATCATGTCGAGAGCGCTTTGTTGATTGGTGCAGATGCGGGCGACAATTTTTACGTTCTGACATGTAAGGAATACACCCCGTATGTGTACTACTGGGACCGCACACATCTTCATGCTTATGATGACAAACTGAACTATGATATTGCAGAGCAGGACGAATGCGGACATTTGTATCTGGTGGCAACAGACTTTACAACGTTTTTTAATCAGGTAATTGAACGACTCAACGAGCAGAAAGGAAGGCCTACTGATGACAGAAATACATAA
- a CDS encoding immunity 26/phosphotriesterase HocA family protein gives MVFKRIKHQEGDIFVIPLHDGRFAVCQVICALYGRFKKAFSFGVLSIGQNQAYGGETTYLPFTNYRGRFEVIFTATQNLTKGVWPIIDHRPLSEEQQQLKYFNCAGHLYCGDEYIRNLELEEYNQYTVMGVAGYELVQQYLAQYDDR, from the coding sequence ATGGTATTTAAAAGAATCAAACATCAGGAAGGCGATATTTTTGTTATCCCCCTGCATGACGGCCGATTTGCGGTATGCCAGGTGATCTGCGCACTGTATGGTAGATTCAAAAAAGCGTTCTCCTTCGGGGTTCTATCCATAGGCCAGAATCAAGCGTACGGAGGTGAAACGACATATCTTCCGTTTACAAATTATCGCGGCCGATTTGAAGTTATATTCACCGCCACCCAAAATCTGACGAAAGGAGTATGGCCCATTATCGATCATCGCCCTCTTTCCGAGGAACAACAGCAGCTAAAATATTTTAATTGTGCGGGCCATCTATACTGTGGGGATGAATATATACGCAATCTGGAACTGGAAGAATATAATCAATATACGGTAATGGGCGTGGCTGGATATGAGTTGGTACAGCAATATTTAGCCCAATATGATGACCGCTAG
- a CDS encoding putative holin-like toxin: MREVRPVEVKDTLMLMIQFATLVILILSFHKKK, translated from the coding sequence GTGAGGGAGGTGAGGCCTGTGGAGGTTAAAGACACCTTAATGTTGATGATTCAATTCGCAACGTTGGTGATTCTGATTCTTTCCTTCCATAAAAAGAAATAG
- a CDS encoding DUF7716 domain-containing protein — MSIQTFDSLEALVHAVDQTEINEWVFANLKHVQSNPLNSTYYIIPEEELWELEDAGLTVTNHRDESIPASLPDHQVQSWLEVATVQDVIEVLRHSGSEPDIERIAQGLRYYHEYDAFME; from the coding sequence ATGAGCATACAAACTTTTGACAGCCTTGAAGCACTGGTCCATGCCGTTGACCAAACAGAAATCAATGAATGGGTATTTGCCAATCTGAAACATGTTCAAAGTAATCCGCTCAATTCTACCTATTACATCATTCCCGAGGAAGAATTGTGGGAACTGGAGGATGCCGGTCTCACCGTCACCAATCATCGTGATGAAAGTATACCTGCATCTCTGCCAGACCATCAGGTGCAATCTTGGCTGGAGGTGGCGACTGTACAGGATGTCATTGAAGTGTTACGCCACAGCGGAAGCGAGCCGGATATTGAACGCATTGCGCAAGGACTGCGATATTATCATGAATATGATGCTTTTATGGAATAA
- a CDS encoding DUF6138 family protein, whose protein sequence is MTSGVQAYIDPIFEEIDQTYASEQKRIAEFQIKSVLHEGIHKYLKVTCKKDGLWVDTHEPFDWDRRRPDTEISGFTDGVTLQQVQDEWMPMFKEKIEALFNSEEFSSMFFRYRLDFHLEVVLENKANHFTFSLLNEDKRQQLLATIQQFVEQKLNPSSKAIPKEEDDFFLVRHLLDPHLYPVNAQRMNELLNRMDAKVKVSRKREEAWRYQLSSGLKHWAEDEFLLKYADREKSYGLDYKVRPDILPSEIPAPAMEMFLLTAMRVGSTDADARQKYLEIAAQLGSDQAAQWLKNGSGSIPALYTSERVICQANDILQTLEVQIRSEEEESYREALVYLCDILRKGFTKEYRMKFKSKVKNYLPVPKLAKSTLHRFFANALEYPALHPLLAEYAEVVMEEFKWYNDVEPGEKSAMPGTYAVMGLGLKGKNYFPLVNRYMKLVDSEHQSVQDGYAAVFADAHGLTPDTIPVWTRVLLAGNESAKPLKSSGIETVEQAQVLVEELKKLENYEQEVLVYRIWGGAKKLKNSLKQAVPEVKELLETLIP, encoded by the coding sequence ATGACATCAGGGGTACAAGCCTACATCGATCCAATTTTTGAGGAGATTGACCAGACATACGCTTCTGAGCAAAAGCGCATCGCCGAATTCCAAATCAAAAGCGTCCTTCACGAAGGGATTCATAAATACTTAAAAGTTACTTGTAAGAAGGATGGGCTGTGGGTGGATACCCACGAACCGTTTGATTGGGATCGTCGTAGACCGGATACGGAAATTTCTGGGTTTACAGATGGGGTAACATTGCAGCAGGTGCAGGACGAATGGATGCCTATGTTCAAGGAAAAGATAGAGGCGCTATTTAATTCGGAAGAATTCAGCTCCATGTTCTTTCGTTATCGGCTGGATTTTCATCTGGAAGTGGTCTTGGAGAATAAGGCCAATCATTTTACATTCTCACTCCTAAATGAAGATAAACGGCAGCAACTGTTAGCCACTATCCAACAGTTTGTAGAGCAGAAGCTCAACCCCTCCAGTAAAGCTATCCCGAAGGAAGAGGACGATTTCTTCTTAGTGAGACACTTGCTTGATCCTCATTTGTACCCTGTAAACGCCCAGCGGATGAATGAGTTGCTGAATCGAATGGATGCCAAAGTGAAGGTCAGCCGCAAGCGTGAGGAAGCATGGAGGTATCAGCTCAGCAGTGGCTTAAAGCATTGGGCTGAGGATGAATTTCTGCTGAAGTATGCGGATCGGGAAAAAAGCTATGGACTGGATTATAAAGTGAGGCCCGATATTCTCCCTTCGGAAATTCCCGCGCCAGCCATGGAGATGTTCCTGCTTACCGCGATGCGGGTGGGCTCGACCGATGCCGATGCACGGCAGAAGTATTTGGAGATTGCTGCACAGTTGGGTTCGGATCAGGCAGCCCAGTGGCTTAAGAACGGATCAGGAAGCATCCCAGCGTTATATACAAGTGAGCGAGTCATCTGCCAAGCCAATGATATTTTGCAAACGCTGGAGGTTCAGATTCGTTCAGAGGAAGAAGAGAGCTATAGAGAAGCACTCGTATATTTATGCGATATTTTAAGAAAGGGCTTTACCAAGGAATATCGGATGAAGTTCAAAAGCAAGGTGAAAAACTACCTGCCTGTACCCAAGTTGGCTAAATCTACGTTGCATCGTTTCTTCGCCAATGCACTTGAATATCCTGCGCTGCATCCGTTGCTGGCTGAATATGCTGAGGTCGTGATGGAAGAGTTCAAGTGGTATAACGATGTAGAGCCCGGTGAAAAGTCGGCAATGCCGGGAACCTATGCGGTGATGGGACTGGGCCTAAAAGGAAAGAACTATTTCCCATTAGTGAATCGTTATATGAAGCTGGTGGACAGTGAACATCAGTCCGTACAGGACGGTTACGCCGCTGTATTTGCTGACGCACACGGACTGACACCGGACACGATACCCGTTTGGACGAGGGTTCTACTGGCAGGCAACGAGTCTGCCAAACCACTGAAGTCATCCGGAATTGAAACCGTAGAGCAGGCACAGGTACTGGTGGAGGAGCTTAAGAAGCTGGAGAACTACGAACAAGAGGTGCTTGTTTATCGTATATGGGGTGGCGCGAAGAAACTAAAAAACAGCCTGAAGCAGGCTGTCCCTGAGGTAAAAGAGCTGCTGGAAACGCTTATTCCATAA
- a CDS encoding SMI1/KNR4 family protein → MYWVSTQHTTVAAEELTTFEHTYGLTLPPPYVAFLTRYGPGTFCGLLVIEPPDAQLLQSYADYELWTHDDNCPITVQQLGECVVIGSSIDGDFLAVHPQVEGLLWLPRHSEVITKKPLDVQVPFTDTLEHILQDEFGRIEPFPRYFEPVSLDRAATFLLFNPPETAEACGSAHPNDQALQIAPASIQVLAQRFKQHFDSHLWIENEHICMAFLQTLGGYVRFNYAYGREVAIIYEPTAIALRDEILAYLQKEHCRVVE, encoded by the coding sequence ATGTATTGGGTTTCCACACAACATACGACAGTGGCTGCCGAAGAACTGACAACTTTCGAACATACCTATGGATTAACTTTACCACCTCCCTATGTAGCATTCCTCACCCGCTATGGGCCTGGTACCTTTTGCGGACTGCTGGTGATTGAACCGCCTGATGCTCAACTATTACAATCCTATGCGGATTACGAACTGTGGACGCATGATGATAACTGTCCGATCACCGTGCAACAGCTAGGCGAGTGCGTGGTCATCGGTAGCTCCATAGATGGGGATTTCCTAGCGGTGCACCCTCAGGTCGAAGGTTTGCTGTGGCTGCCACGACATTCGGAGGTCATTACTAAGAAGCCATTAGATGTTCAGGTTCCATTTACAGATACACTGGAGCATATACTACAGGATGAATTCGGAAGAATAGAGCCATTCCCCCGTTATTTCGAACCTGTCAGTCTGGATAGAGCAGCAACATTTCTACTATTTAATCCACCCGAGACGGCGGAAGCTTGCGGTTCAGCCCATCCGAACGATCAAGCCTTGCAAATAGCTCCAGCATCTATACAGGTATTGGCTCAGCGTTTTAAACAGCATTTTGACTCACATCTATGGATTGAAAACGAGCATATCTGCATGGCTTTTCTTCAGACTCTAGGCGGATATGTGCGTTTTAACTATGCATATGGACGCGAAGTGGCGATCATTTATGAACCCACAGCGATAGCACTTCGTGATGAAATTCTAGCATACTTGCAAAAAGAGCATTGCCGGGTTGTAGAGTAA
- a CDS encoding SMI1/KNR4 family protein, producing MTVHFERTLEKLGQIADRLRQGGMSDVVYQWSKGISTSELTELEERLQMPLPASLSELIKRCGSLHLLWCLPQHCIVADEPACSYESSNGLEQEPNILDDITGEFGWNHEYIGYFTSYREDTDSAADEQRYLILNYNGAGDPILLDMATSATEPAVFCYDHELDQFTLLAENLPAYIETMLTLHGLWLWDWSNVSDEHGIQLNSPPLQLWQRWLDMFCTMKLEDAQSLETLIHYTTMHGVDHPAVLQAFQAYDPKDIFLAWEQHWQNIQHSQVPFSTWAVWVGETAGGGAADWVRSLWEPETAQVWTSLAQNNPLHAKGAFASTRAYLSARCLPEQEGLVCVCNHLLQHSVADGKLEGYTANGQLQHFHSPQVINWIRDKVNHPVDGWAVLFAYSCPTAEQVIEWLSSSELHQKIATEGLDIMIHRDLLPALEADAWANISDLLLASLQLVMLKKDKRRIEAVLKQLSDLELR from the coding sequence ATGACAGTACATTTTGAACGAACCTTAGAAAAGCTGGGACAGATCGCCGATCGTCTGAGACAAGGTGGGATGTCTGACGTGGTATACCAATGGTCGAAGGGGATTTCTACAAGTGAACTAACTGAGCTGGAGGAACGGCTGCAGATGCCTTTGCCTGCCTCCCTGTCTGAGTTGATAAAGCGGTGTGGCAGCTTACATTTGCTATGGTGCCTCCCCCAACACTGTATTGTAGCCGATGAACCGGCTTGTTCATATGAAAGCAGTAATGGCCTTGAACAAGAACCGAATATCCTCGACGATATCACAGGAGAATTTGGCTGGAATCATGAGTATATTGGCTATTTTACATCTTATAGGGAAGATACCGACTCAGCAGCGGACGAGCAACGATATCTGATCCTTAATTATAATGGTGCGGGTGATCCGATACTGCTTGATATGGCGACATCCGCAACAGAGCCAGCGGTGTTCTGTTATGATCATGAGTTGGATCAGTTTACGCTGCTCGCGGAAAATCTACCCGCCTATATAGAAACCATGCTCACCTTGCACGGACTATGGCTGTGGGATTGGTCTAATGTGTCAGACGAGCATGGCATTCAGCTAAACAGTCCACCACTACAACTGTGGCAACGCTGGTTGGACATGTTTTGTACGATGAAGCTGGAGGATGCGCAGTCGTTGGAGACGTTGATCCATTACACCACCATGCATGGCGTAGATCATCCTGCTGTGTTGCAGGCTTTTCAAGCCTATGATCCAAAGGATATTTTTCTTGCCTGGGAGCAGCACTGGCAGAACATTCAACATAGCCAGGTTCCATTCTCTACATGGGCCGTTTGGGTAGGGGAGACCGCAGGGGGTGGGGCTGCTGATTGGGTTCGCTCCTTGTGGGAACCGGAAACCGCGCAAGTATGGACATCTTTAGCTCAAAACAATCCCCTACATGCTAAGGGTGCATTTGCGTCCACACGCGCCTATCTGAGCGCCCGCTGCCTACCCGAGCAGGAAGGCTTGGTATGTGTTTGCAATCACCTGCTACAGCATTCGGTTGCAGATGGCAAATTAGAAGGATACACCGCTAATGGGCAGCTACAGCATTTTCATTCACCGCAGGTCATTAACTGGATACGGGATAAGGTCAATCATCCGGTCGATGGCTGGGCAGTACTTTTCGCCTACTCTTGTCCTACAGCTGAGCAGGTGATTGAATGGCTATCCAGTAGTGAGCTTCATCAGAAGATTGCAACGGAGGGGCTAGATATTATGATTCATCGGGATCTTCTGCCCGCTCTGGAAGCAGACGCTTGGGCCAATATCTCAGATCTGCTTCTTGCTTCTTTGCAGCTCGTGATGCTCAAAAAAGATAAACGTCGTATTGAAGCCGTGCTTAAGCAGCTTTCAGATTTGGAACTTCGTTAA
- a CDS encoding TetR/AcrR family transcriptional regulator has protein sequence MKHIKRRERESNEIRRKIIEAARSLFLNQGYAEVSMRKIADQIEYSPTTIYHYFENKEAIVIELLLEGNALFLQALQQRADEAQAAGLNALDTLKAVSDAYVRFGTANPEYYNILFISNLESVSLVSLIDSGSLKGFELLEAGLKAVMEEGSIIQGDERLFASSVWSMLHGLTSLLLNFDFPMAQSNDELISFTIDTFLKGLSR, from the coding sequence ATGAAACATATCAAACGCCGAGAACGTGAAAGCAATGAGATCCGCCGGAAAATCATTGAGGCCGCCCGATCGCTTTTTCTGAATCAAGGGTATGCTGAAGTCTCCATGCGCAAAATTGCGGATCAGATTGAATATTCACCAACAACTATTTATCATTATTTCGAAAATAAGGAAGCCATTGTAATCGAACTCCTGCTAGAAGGAAATGCCCTGTTTCTGCAGGCTCTTCAGCAACGTGCGGATGAAGCACAGGCAGCGGGATTGAACGCTCTGGACACACTGAAGGCGGTGTCTGATGCGTATGTTCGTTTTGGAACGGCTAACCCGGAATATTACAACATTCTGTTTATCAGCAACCTGGAATCTGTAAGCTTGGTTAGTCTTATAGACAGTGGGAGCCTTAAAGGCTTTGAGCTTCTTGAAGCTGGGCTCAAAGCCGTTATGGAGGAGGGTTCCATCATTCAAGGAGATGAGCGCTTGTTCGCCAGCTCTGTATGGAGTATGCTGCACGGCTTGACTTCTTTGCTCCTGAATTTTGATTTTCCTATGGCACAATCAAATGATGAATTGATTTCATTTACTATAGATACTTTCCTCAAGGGGTTAAGCCGCTGA
- a CDS encoding phytoene desaturase family protein — translation MNQYDVIVIGAGLGGLSCAARLSSLGYRTAVFESHTLPGGFATEFTRKGYTFDVSLHGVGGLEEGSFGQMLKACNADQRIVPLRKKHPYSIRWEGQNIDIPSDVQEYVQLLKNMFPTEVKAIDSLFAGIRRFETGFSAFSTLTSWRKAVGLLKAGTFLRWTQMTTWESVSQFGLSDRFTEFFTALWAYYGLPPKRLAALYFFIPWIGYHMEGTYYIEGGAQALSNALVDAIKSAGGEVHLRSQVSEIILEHGKAAGVRLKKGDVYKANWIVSGISPHHTYGRLLENHDAARRELEAVSSLETGTSLTQLYLGLSCEPHELGITEEDLILRNEPDSETDYEVMMSGQYTKGNWMLTNYNAMDPKLNEPGKGVIAITFLDRLENWPAARPEYKAKKEAVTQQILGCLEQLYPGFSSKVMVAELGTPRTMQRYTANPDGAVYGYAQTVRQSGIKRLKHKSAVKRLSLVGAWTQPGGGFQGVMESGIMEADRIAAKLG, via the coding sequence ATGAACCAATATGATGTTATTGTCATCGGTGCAGGATTGGGTGGCTTATCCTGTGCAGCAAGACTCTCTTCGCTCGGTTACCGAACAGCTGTTTTTGAGAGCCATACTCTGCCTGGCGGTTTCGCAACTGAATTTACAAGAAAGGGATACACTTTTGATGTCTCCTTGCATGGTGTCGGCGGACTCGAGGAAGGAAGCTTTGGTCAGATGCTGAAGGCCTGTAATGCGGACCAGCGAATTGTTCCTCTCCGCAAAAAGCACCCTTACTCCATTCGTTGGGAAGGCCAGAACATTGATATTCCGTCCGATGTTCAGGAGTATGTGCAGCTCCTCAAGAACATGTTTCCTACTGAGGTGAAAGCCATTGACAGTCTATTCGCGGGCATTCGCCGTTTTGAAACAGGCTTTTCTGCTTTTTCTACTCTCACTTCCTGGCGCAAGGCGGTTGGCCTGCTCAAAGCTGGGACCTTTCTCCGCTGGACGCAAATGACCACCTGGGAATCTGTAAGCCAGTTCGGGTTATCTGACCGCTTCACGGAATTTTTCACCGCGCTGTGGGCCTATTACGGATTGCCTCCAAAGCGACTTGCGGCCCTGTATTTTTTTATTCCCTGGATCGGCTACCACATGGAGGGGACGTATTACATTGAGGGAGGCGCACAGGCTTTATCTAATGCACTGGTTGACGCTATTAAGTCAGCGGGAGGAGAAGTTCACCTGCGCAGTCAGGTATCTGAGATTATACTCGAACATGGTAAAGCTGCTGGTGTCCGTCTGAAAAAAGGGGATGTATATAAAGCCAACTGGATTGTGTCTGGTATCAGTCCCCATCATACCTATGGCCGTCTACTGGAAAACCATGATGCTGCCCGTCGTGAGCTGGAAGCTGTCAGCAGTTTGGAGACTGGCACGTCTCTCACCCAGCTATATCTGGGATTATCATGTGAACCTCATGAGCTTGGCATCACCGAAGAAGACTTAATCCTGCGTAATGAGCCGGATTCGGAGACAGATTATGAAGTAATGATGAGCGGCCAGTACACGAAAGGCAACTGGATGCTCACGAATTATAACGCCATGGACCCTAAGCTCAATGAACCGGGAAAGGGTGTCATCGCAATTACATTTTTGGACAGATTGGAGAACTGGCCTGCCGCACGTCCCGAATACAAAGCCAAAAAAGAAGCCGTGACACAGCAGATATTGGGATGCCTTGAACAGCTGTATCCGGGTTTTAGCAGCAAAGTGATGGTAGCCGAATTGGGCACACCACGCACGATGCAGCGTTATACCGCTAATCCCGACGGGGCTGTTTATGGCTACGCACAAACGGTTCGGCAGTCCGGTATAAAAAGGCTCAAGCACAAATCAGCAGTAAAGCGTCTATCATTGGTAGGGGCCTGGACACAGCCTGGGGGCGGGTTTCAAGGGGTTATGGAATCGGGTATAATGGAAGCTGATCGTATCGCCGCCAAATTGGGGTAG
- a CDS encoding PHB depolymerase family esterase, with protein sequence MQRRRFAPVLLSFVFLLTIFFPSSSSAAAATDVPAPQATLLTQVQPLGEVVSAVVLKYSTNIDGASLSTSSFQVQSVLNDVYTDRTVTGVYTNDTGAITNRSTHGKYVVIELDTQDKNASTLTYDATSAVNRINTLNYIISQKKDIATSKKTVIPASAQTVKATDKITPIVDDFQKSIFENKEGFKLNYFTFEPKVEPGKTYPLVVFLHGNGERGDGNGVNLLANAGAVTWASPEQQAKHPSFVIAPQSPIDLEHKFIWADEPRNSAVADLVRETALKYPIDTDRIYIVGISQGAMGTWRLLEKNLDLFAAGVPIAGLTNYEKAVNMYAPVDPKHVEVLKNVPIWAFHAADDTTVSPKNSQEMVAAIKAQNGNLIHFTEYEAGIIKPTGHFSWVPALQNQDMIEWLFAQKK encoded by the coding sequence ATGCAAAGAAGACGTTTTGCCCCTGTTTTATTATCTTTCGTGTTCCTGCTAACGATCTTTTTCCCATCCTCCAGCTCTGCCGCAGCAGCAACAGATGTCCCAGCGCCACAGGCTACCCTGCTTACACAGGTACAGCCTTTGGGTGAAGTCGTTTCTGCTGTTGTACTGAAATACAGCACCAATATTGACGGGGCATCTTTATCCACGTCTAGCTTTCAGGTTCAATCTGTACTCAATGATGTATATACAGATAGAACCGTGACCGGTGTATATACCAATGATACTGGAGCCATCACCAACCGCAGCACTCATGGTAAATATGTCGTGATTGAGCTGGATACACAAGATAAAAATGCAAGTACCCTTACTTACGATGCAACAAGCGCAGTTAACCGCATCAACACGTTGAATTATATTATTAGTCAAAAGAAAGATATTGCAACTTCAAAGAAAACAGTCATCCCAGCCTCTGCACAGACTGTAAAAGCAACAGATAAAATTACACCGATCGTAGACGATTTCCAAAAAAGCATCTTTGAAAATAAAGAAGGCTTCAAGCTGAACTACTTTACGTTTGAGCCTAAAGTTGAGCCCGGCAAAACCTACCCCCTGGTTGTATTCCTGCACGGAAACGGCGAACGTGGTGACGGAAACGGAGTAAATTTGCTGGCAAACGCCGGAGCTGTTACTTGGGCTTCTCCTGAGCAGCAAGCCAAACACCCATCCTTCGTAATCGCACCACAAAGCCCGATTGACTTGGAACATAAATTCATTTGGGCGGATGAACCACGCAACAGCGCTGTAGCCGATTTGGTACGTGAAACAGCGTTAAAATACCCAATCGACACCGACCGAATCTATATTGTTGGTATTTCTCAAGGAGCTATGGGTACGTGGAGACTGCTGGAAAAGAATCTTGACTTGTTCGCCGCAGGTGTACCCATTGCCGGTTTGACCAACTATGAAAAAGCCGTTAACATGTATGCACCTGTCGATCCTAAACACGTTGAAGTACTGAAAAACGTTCCGATTTGGGCCTTCCATGCTGCAGACGACACCACAGTTAGTCCTAAAAACTCGCAAGAAATGGTAGCTGCCATAAAAGCACAAAACGGTAACCTCATTCATTTTACTGAATACGAAGCAGGGATTATCAAACCTACAGGACACTTCTCCTGGGTACCGGCTCTGCAAAATCAGGATATGATTGAATGGCTGTTTGCACAAAAGAAATAA